The Canis aureus isolate CA01 chromosome 11, VMU_Caureus_v.1.0, whole genome shotgun sequence genome has a segment encoding these proteins:
- the LOC144323471 gene encoding uncharacterized protein LOC144323471: MAPAGPSPTSSRAQPPSGGLGFFRLRSGPLPAGLRLSGRTRVSPALFGPRRRRSALSVTRGGGALPEGRIGRVSAVSRPCSGRRPMSSLGGRGRSDDRQLGGSTWTNRRRAASGRGHVGGWCSRPGDPGNLTGQGAPPPGQATRKRAADAR, from the coding sequence ATGGCGCCCGCTGGACCAAGCCCAACGTCCAGCCGCGCGCAGCCCCCTTCGGGCGGACTCGGCTTCTTCCGGCTGCGCTCGGGCCCGCTTCCGGCCGGCCTGCGCCTCTCCGGTCGCACTCGGGTCTCTCCGGCTCTCTTCGGCCCTCGGCGGCGCCGCTCGGCTCTCTCCGTGACCCGCGGCGGGGGGGCCCTTCCCGAAGGCCGAATTGGGCGCGTCTCCGCCGTATCCCGCCCCTGTTCGGGGCGAAGGCCAATGAGCTCTCTCGGTGGGCGGGGCCGCTCTGATGACAGGCAGCTGGGAGGGTCCACGTGGACCAACCGGAGGCGCGCTGCCTCGGGGCGGGGTCACGTGGGCGGGTGGTGCTCCCGGCCGGGTGACCCAGGGAACCTCACTGGACAGGGCGCCCCACCCCCGGGGCAGGCGACGAGGAAGAGAGCCGCTGA
- the CHKB gene encoding choline/ethanolamine kinase yields the protein MAAEGTAVAGGGAVGDRLAKDSLRQSQCPDAAPNRRRGSSLSRDAERRAYQCCREYLGGAWRRARPEELRVDPVSGGLSNLLFRCSLPDHLPSVGKEPREVLLRLYGAILQGVDSLVLESVMFAILAERSLGPQLYGVFPEGRLEQYIPSRPLKTCELREPVLSAEIATKMARFHGMEMPFTKEPHWLFGTMERYLKQIQDLPPTDLPQMNLLEMYSLKDEMGNLRKLLDSTPSPVVFCHNDVQEGNILLLSEPENTDRLMLVDFEYSSYNYRGFDIGNHFCEWVYDYTHEEWPFYKAQPADYPTRGQQLHFIRHYLAESKKGDTISQEEQRKLEEDLLVEANRYALASHFFWGLWSILQASMSTIEFGYLEYAQSRFQFYFQQKGQLSSFHPSS from the exons ATGGCTGCCGAGGGGACAGCTGTGGCCGGAGGCGGGGCTGTTGGCGACCGGCTGGCCAAGGACAGCTTGCGGCAGTCTCAGTGCCCGGACGCGGCCCCGAACCGGCGGCGCGGCTCGTCGCTGTCCCGTGACGCCGAGCGCCGCGCCTACCAGTGCTGCCGGGAGTACTTGGGCGGGGCCTGGCGCCGGGCGCGGCCGGAGGAGCTGAGGGTGGACCCTGTGAG CGGGGGCCTCAGTAACCTGCTGTTCCGCTGCTCGCTGCCGGACCACCTGCCGAGCGTTGGCAAGGAGCCCCGGGAGGTGCTGCTGCGGCTGTACGGGGCCATCCTGCAG GGCGTGGATTCCTTGGTCCTCGAAAGTGTGATGTTCGCCATCCTGGCAGAGCGGTCGCTGGGGCCCCAGCTCTATGGAGTCTTTCCAGAGGGCCGGCTGGAACAGTACATCCCA AGCCGGCCACTGAAAACCTGTGAGCTTCGAGAGCCGGTGCTGTCCGCAGAAATCGCCACGAAGATGGCCCGGTTCCATGGCATGGAGATGCCGTTCACTAAGGAGCCCCACTGGCTGTTTGGGACCATGGAACG GTACCTGAAGCAGATCCAGGACCTGCCCCCCACTGACCTCCCCCAGATGAACCTACTGGAGATGTACAGCCTGAAGGATGAGATGGGCAACCTCAG GAAATTGCTCGACTCCACCCCATCCCCAGTGGTCTTCTGCCACAATGACGTCCAGGAAG GGAACATCTTGTTGCTCTCAGAGCCAGAAAACACCGACAGACTCATGCTGGTTGACTTCGAGTACAGTAGTTACAACTACAG GGGCTTTGACATTGGGAACCATTTCTGTGAGTGGGTTTATGATTATACTCACGAGGAGTGGCCTTTCTACAAAGCGCAGCCCGCAGACTACCCCACCCGGGGGCAGCAG CTCCATTTTATTCGCCATTACCTGGCAGAAAGCAAGAAAGGTGACACCATCtcccaggaggagcagagaaaacTGGAAGAAGATTTGCTGGTAGAGGCTAATCG ATACGCTCTGGCATCCCATTTCTTTTGGGGTCTCTGGTCTATCCTCCAGGCATCTATGTCCACCATAGAATTTGGTTACTTG GAGTATGCCCAGTCTCGGTTCCAGTTCTACTTCCAGCAGAAAGGACAGCTGAGCAGCTTCCACCCCTCATCCTGA